The following is a genomic window from Amycolatopsis acidiphila.
GATCGACAGCATCGCCGCCACCAGCACCGTGCGCGGCGACCGGCTCGCAGTGAGCGGGGCCTTCATGACGGTGTCCCCGCGAACAACGCGCGGTCGACCCGACGCAGCACCGGCAGGCCGACCGCCAGGTCGTGGGCCGAGTCGAACTCGTGCCACGGGCCACGCACCGCGACCCCCTGGACCCGGGTGGCACCACCCCGGATCACCCGGGCGAGGACTCCGGTGGTGTCGCGCCGGCCGGTACCCGCCAGCTCGTCACGCAGCGCGCACCACCCGGACGGCTCGAGCTTCAGCAGACCCACGTACTGACCCTGCACCTCGTCGAGCGACGTGGGCCGCTCACCGATCCCGGTCACGGTGCCGTCCGCCGCGATCGCGAACGTCTCCGCGTCCGACAGCGGGTCCTCGAACCGCCGCGACCACTGCGCGTGCCAGTCGGGGTCGTAGGCGATCGCGATCGGTGCCCGGGCCGCCGCGAGCGCGGCGACGGTTTCGGTGGTGTAGACGATGTCGCCGTAGCTCACCAGCGTCGGACCGTCGGCGAGCCATTCCCCGGCGCAGGCGAGCGAGTCGAGCATCGAGGAGGTCGCCCAGTCCGGGTTGTGGAACCGCCGGACGGACCGGTGCTCGAACCGCTCCGCCTGCCAGCCGGTCACCACGGCCACTTCGGACGCCCGGCCGAGCGCGGCCAGCTGGCGCTCCAGCAACGTGCGACCGTCCACTTCGATCAGACACTTCGGACGGTCCGCGGTGCGCTCCCCCATCCGGGAGCCGCATCCCGCGGCGAGCACTACGGCACGCATGACACCTCACCGAAGATCCGGGTGAACAGGGCGACGTCCTCGGGATCGGCGGGGTCGGCGCGTTCGGGGTGCCACATGATCCCGGCGATCGGTTCGCTCCGGTGCACGATCGCCTCCACCACCGGGCCGCACCGGGCGGTGACGTCGAAGTGCGGCGGCCCGTCGAGCGCGGCCCACGTGTGGTAGCTGTTGACCCGGCGGCCGCCGTACGGCCCGGTCAGCACGTGCGTCTGTGCCACGTGGCCGGGCACCTGCCGCAACGAGCCGCCGAACAGGTCGACGATGAGCTGCATCCCCCGGCACACCCCGACGACCGGCCGGCCGTGCTCGAGCGCCAGCCGGAACAGCTGCCGCTCGAGGGCGTCGCGTTCGGGCACCGAACCCAGGTCGTCGCCGCCGGTGAGGACGAGCCCCCGGCAGCCGGTGCGGTGCAGTACCTCGACCGCGAGCGCCGAGTCCAGCGGCATCGGCACGGCGAGGAACCCGCATTCGCGCAGGAACCGTGGCCAGCGCACGTCCAGCGCCGTCCGCAGCTCGCCGTGCCCCGGGTCGCGCAGCACCCGCTGCGTCACCGCGAGCACGGGCGCGTCGCCGCTCACCAGAGCTTCCTGTCCGCGCAATGGGCGAACACGGCCGCGGCCGCGGCTTCGGCCGACACCGCGCCATGGTTGGCGATCGTCACGTCCGGCGTCAGCGGGAGCTCGGCCGCGAGGTCGACGCCGACGACGTCGGAACCCGCGCGGTAGACCCCTTTCGGGTCGCGTCGGCGCAGCTCCTCCAGGGGCACGTTCAGGAACACCTCGGCATACCCGGGAAGGTGCTTGCGATTCCAGTCGTGCACGCTGTGCTGCAGGGAGATCGTGGCGCAGACGACGACGTGCCCCTGCCGCGCGAGCAGCCGGCACAGCCGGCCGTAGGTGCCGGCCAGCTGCCGCCGGGTCTGCGCGGTGAACGTGTCCGACATCCGCAGGGACTCCCGCAGCTCGTCGCCGTCGAGCAGCACCGGGTCGATCCCCTCCTGGCGCAGCAGCCGGGCCAGTTCGCCGGCGACCCGTGACTTCCCGGCGCCGGACAGGCCGGTGATCCAGACGACCGCACCGCTCATGACACCCTCGATTCCCGGACTGCCGCCTCCCGCGCGTGGCCGGCGACGGTGACGGGCCGCACGGCCTTGGCCGCCGCGTCGACCTCGAGTGCGTCCGCGCCCAGCCAGTGCTGGAACTGGTTCTCGCCCACCCCGATCGCGGCGGGGATGCCGAGCTCCAGTGCGCGGATCGCCATGTGCGAGTTCGCTCCCCCGTACGCCGTCACCAGTCCCGCGATCCCCTTGGTGAACAGCCAGTCGTAGCCGGGGTCGGCCGCTCTGATCAGGGCGATCGCGCCGGTGGGGTCGTCGCCCGCGGCGATGTCGGCGACGCGCGCCGCGACCCGGGACTGAGTCACGAAGTTCGTCTCGCCGTGCATGGCGACGAACGAGGTGAGCTGTCCGGGCCCGCTCAGCACGGCGGGTGCGCACAGCGACTCGGTCAGGGCGTAGCGCTCGCGGCCGCGTTCGACCAGCTCGGCGATCCGGCGCCGCTCCGCCCAGCAGTCGCCGGTGAGGCTCGCGAGATCCCCGATCGCCGTGTGCGACATGTCGTCCACGGTGAACCCCAGCCGCTCGCCGCCGCGGCGCACCTCGAACAGGATCTCGCTGACGAGGCGGGAGAACTGGAGCTTGCCGTACTCCCGCGCGGCGATGCTGTCGGCGACGAACAGGAACAGCTGCCCGGGACTTCCGGGCAGCCCGTGCGAGGCGAGCAGCTTGCGCACCGCGCGCACCTGCGCCGGCCGTGGCCGGAACACCGGTGCGGGCGAGGGCGGGGACGCGGGCCGCGTCCAGTCGAAGTACCGGTCCGGGTCCTCGTCGTACCGGCTGGAGAGGATGTCGTAGGTGCCGGGCCGCAGGTGACCGTACCGCCGCAGGAAGCTCGCCCGGTCCAGTGTCGCGAAGTCGCGCTGCAGTGCGGTGCCCACGGTGTTGGCGCTGCCGAGCAGCGTGTCGGCGTCCGCCGGGGTCAGGACGTCCAGTTCGACGAGACCGCGCACGAGCGCGGTTGCGGCGAACGCGGCCCGGGCGGCACCGGCGAAGGGCAACGTGCCGTGCCGGCGGCACTGGTCGAGCAGCGCGCTGAGACGCCGGGGCGAGAACGCGGCCGGCCGCACGATGGTGCGCGCGGCGAGCCGGTCGATCGCCTCGACGTCCCGGCGGAACGGGCCGTCGTCGCGCAGCATGCCACTGGTGACCTCTCGGAGACCGCGGACGAGGACTTCCGCCTCCCGTTCGTCGAGCACGCCTTCTTCACACAGCCGTTCCGCCCTTTGTGGAATGGTGAAGTCGTAAGAGGACAGTGCGATCGCGAACTCGATCTTGTCGTGCAGGTGCGGATTCTCGCGTAGCGTCCGGACGTAGTGGGTGACCAGTTTCCGCGCCGTCGCCTCGTCCACCGAGGCCGGCACGAAGGACGTGAAACTCGCCCTCGCGTCGATGTAGGCCAGGCCGTGCAGCTCGACGAGCAACGGTGTCGAACCCAGGTCCCGGTATCCGTAGCGCGCCCGCGAGTGCGCCCACACGTCGTCGGTGATGAGCTCCCGGTAGAGCGACAGCGCGAGCGGCCGGGGCCGCAGGCCGATCATCTCCGCCGGGTTCCAGTCCGGCATGACGCCGAGCACCGTTTCCGCACCGAGCGCGGGCGGGCTCTCGGTGAGCAGGGCGCGGACACGCCGGGCGCACTCGTCGACGGCCGCCCGGTGTCGTTGCGGCGGGATCGCCGGGCTGTCGGCGCCCGCGAGCGGCCTGATCTGGAACAGGACGAGGCCGCCGTCCGGGTCGACCCCGAACTCGAACTCGAAGGGGCGGCCACCGACGAGCCGCGCCAGCTCGTCGGTCAGCGCGGGGATGCCCGCGACCGCGGCCGAGGGCGGTACGACCTGGGCGCCGGGCAGGAAGTACCAGGTCTGCACGCAGGAGCGCCCGGAGGTGACCTCGCTGGTGTCGGTGCCGGGCGTCCAGTTGACGACCCGGTAAGGGCCGCCGCAGCTGGGTTCGCAGGACGAGACCACACCGCTCGCGAGCGCGTCGTGCAGCTGCGGCTGGACGAGTACCTGGTCTTCGGGATCACCGTCGAAGGACCGGATCACGGCGTCCACGGCGAGGCGGATCTCGTCGCGACCGTACACATCGGACACCGAGAGATAGCGGCCGGCGTTGGAGGACGTGGCCTGGTCCTCGTTCCGGCTGCTGCTGCGCACGATGAGCGCCCTGCGGGCCCATGGTCGCCCGCACACCCGCATGAGCACGGTCCGCGGATTTCGCTGCCATTCGGCGACGGTGAACGAATATTGCGGGAGAATGCTCGCGGTCCGCAACGACCCGGCGAGTCGCGCCAGCGTCTCGGCTTTCGTGCCGAACTCCAGAGGGAGCACGGCGGAAACAGAGCTGTGCATCGGCACTCCCTCACCAGGTCGGGTCGGCACGGGATTCCGGCAGGAAACTGATTCCGGTCCGACGAAATTACCTTGGAAGGCGGCCGTTTCGATGGGGGCGATCTTTGCTCTGCACACAAAGGGGGGTCTGCCGCGGTATTCCGCGGCAGACCCCCCTTATCCGATGCGAAAACTACGGCACGGCGACGGCGGCCTCGGGCTCACTTCCCCTGGGCCGGCCGGGGATCGCGGTGGGGTGGGAGATCGAGACGCGGGCGGTCTCCGGCATGAGCAGGATCGGCGCGATGGCGATGGCGGCGGCACCCATGAGGTAGAACGCCGGGATCGCGTTGTTGCCGGTGCTGTCGATGAGCGCGGTGATGACGAGCGGCGCCGTGCTGCCGAAGGCCGCGGTCGAGGTCGAGTACCCGATCGCGAAACCGCTGTAGCGGTGGCGTGTCGGGAACATCGCGGGCAGTGCCGAGCCGATCGTGCCGAGCATCAGCACCAGCAGCACGCCCAGCAGCAGCATGCCGGCGACGGCGGCCACGATGTTTCCCGTCTGCAGCAACGCGATCGCCGGATAGCTCAGCACCAGGAACCCTACCGCCGACGCGAGCAGCAGCGGCTTGCGGCCGATCCGGTCGGACAACGAGCCCACCGGCGCGATGACGAACAGCATCGCGACCATCACCCCGAGCGGGATCAGCACCGACGCCGTCGCGCCGAGGTCGAGCATTTCGCCGAGATAGGTGGGCATGTAGGCGATCAGCGTGTAGTCCGCGACGTTCAGCAGGATCACGAACCCGATCAGGTTCAGCAGCTGCGGCCACGCGGTCACGAGGACCTCCTTCAGCGGGATCCGCGCCGTCTCGCCGGCCCGCTCGGCCCGCCGGAACGCGGGCGTGTCCGCCAGCCGCTTGCGCAGGTAGAACCCGACCAGGCCGAGCGGGCCTGCCACCAGGAACGGGATCCGCCATCCCCAGTCGTTCAGCGCGGACTCGGTGAGGCCGACCTGGACGATGGTCGCGAGACCGGCACCGGCGACGTTCCCCGCCAGCGTGCCGAACTCGAGGAAGGAGCCGAAGAAGCCGCGCCGGCGGTCGGGGGCGTACTCGGCGATGAACGTCGCCGCGCCGCCGTACTCACCGCCCGTGGAGAAGCCCTGCACCAGCCGGGCCAGTAACAGCAGGATCGGCGCGGCGACGCCGATGGTGTGGTAGCTGGGAATCAGCCCGACGCAGAACGTCGCGGTCGACATCAGCACGATGGTGAACGCCAGCACCTTGCGCCGGCCGTAGCGGTCGCCGAGCGGGCCGAGGACGATGCCGCCGAAGGGGCGGAGCACGAACGGGATTGCGATGCCCGCGAAGACCAGGAGGATCCGCGCGGTCTTGTCGGCGTCGGGGAAGAAGTTGAGACCGATGCTCGTCGCGAGGTAGCCGTAGATGCCGTAGTCGAACCACTCGACCGCGTTGCCCATCGCCGCGCCGGCGACGGCTCGGCGCATCGTTCGCTCGTCGACCCGCGCTTCGGTGTCCTGAGTGGGTTCCATGGTCACGCTCCGGGGAAGGGAGGGCGCCGGCCGGGGCTCGACCGTCGTTTTGACAGCTGAAATCACCTATTTGCCGTGTGAATCGTACCGAGAAGAGATGGTCGAACCCACACGTTCCGGTGAACTCTGGAACACAGTTCTGTTTCCACCTAGGCTGTGGATGGATGTTCCACACGACGGGAGGTTCGGTGACCTGCGAGGCCGCCATCTTCGACTGTGACGGGCTGCTCCTTGACACCGCGGTGGCGTGGGAACGGGCATTCCACGCCACCGCGGCAGAGCTGGGATTCGCGCTGACCGGCGCACACCTGGCGGCGCTCGCGGGCAGTTCGGTCGACACCGGGGCACGCCGGATCGCGGGCTGGGCCGGCGGCGCCGAGCAGGCCGGCCGGGCGCGCACCACGCTCCGGTCGGTGCTGTCGGCGAGCCTGCGCGCGGCCCCGCCGCCCGTGCTCCCCGGCGTCACCAACCTGCTGGGCGAGCTGCACACCCGGCTGCCGCTCGCGGTGGCCTCGAACGCACCCGCGGACATCCTCGCCGACGTCCTCACCGGGGCCGGGCTGCTCACCGCCTTCTCGGCCGTCCTCAGCGCCGAGGACGCCGGGCGGCCCAAACCCGCGCCCGACGTCTACCTCGCAGCCTGCCGGCGGCTGGGTGCCGAGCCCCGCCGCGCCGTCGCGCTCGAGGACTCGTTCGCGGGCGCGACCGCCGCGCAGGAGGCGGGCCTGTCGCTGGTCGTCGCCACGACGGACGACTGGCCGGGGCGTACACCGCTGCCCTGGCCCCGCGCCGGGCGACCGGTGCTCTACGTGACCGGTCTGGCGCACGACGCGGTCCTCGGGCACATCCTCGGCGCCGAGGCAGGAGAACGCCGCCACATCGCATGAACGTGCGTTGTCCCGGCGGCTGCGGGAGCGGCATCATCGATGCTTGACACCTGCAGGAGGTGGCGCGCATGTCGTTCGTGTCCCGTGGTTTCACCGGCCGGCGCCGGTCCGGGCCGCCCGGCAGGCTGCCGCCCGGTCAGTACGACACCGGCGACGCCTTTCCCGTGCTGTCCGCGGGCCCCGTGCCGCGGCGGCACCTCGACGCGTGGGACTTCGCGGTCCGCGGCGAGATCGACGACCCGCTCACCTGGAGCTGGCCGCAGTTCCGGCGACTGCCGCACGTGGACATCACCGCCGACATCCACTGCGTCACCAGCTGGTCGAAGTTCGACACCCACTGGTCCGGCGTCAGCGTGGACACGCTCCTGAGCGACGTGGAGACGGCC
Proteins encoded in this region:
- a CDS encoding PEP-utilizing enzyme, with the translated sequence MHSSVSAVLPLEFGTKAETLARLAGSLRTASILPQYSFTVAEWQRNPRTVLMRVCGRPWARRALIVRSSSRNEDQATSSNAGRYLSVSDVYGRDEIRLAVDAVIRSFDGDPEDQVLVQPQLHDALASGVVSSCEPSCGGPYRVVNWTPGTDTSEVTSGRSCVQTWYFLPGAQVVPPSAAVAGIPALTDELARLVGGRPFEFEFGVDPDGGLVLFQIRPLAGADSPAIPPQRHRAAVDECARRVRALLTESPPALGAETVLGVMPDWNPAEMIGLRPRPLALSLYRELITDDVWAHSRARYGYRDLGSTPLLVELHGLAYIDARASFTSFVPASVDEATARKLVTHYVRTLRENPHLHDKIEFAIALSSYDFTIPQRAERLCEEGVLDEREAEVLVRGLREVTSGMLRDDGPFRRDVEAIDRLAARTIVRPAAFSPRRLSALLDQCRRHGTLPFAGAARAAFAATALVRGLVELDVLTPADADTLLGSANTVGTALQRDFATLDRASFLRRYGHLRPGTYDILSSRYDEDPDRYFDWTRPASPPSPAPVFRPRPAQVRAVRKLLASHGLPGSPGQLFLFVADSIAAREYGKLQFSRLVSEILFEVRRGGERLGFTVDDMSHTAIGDLASLTGDCWAERRRIAELVERGRERYALTESLCAPAVLSGPGQLTSFVAMHGETNFVTQSRVAARVADIAAGDDPTGAIALIRAADPGYDWLFTKGIAGLVTAYGGANSHMAIRALELGIPAAIGVGENQFQHWLGADALEVDAAAKAVRPVTVAGHAREAAVRESRVS
- a CDS encoding gamma-glutamyl-gamma-aminobutyrate hydrolase family protein (Members of this family of hydrolases with an active site Cys residue belong to MEROPS family C26.) — protein: MSGDAPVLAVTQRVLRDPGHGELRTALDVRWPRFLRECGFLAVPMPLDSALAVEVLHRTGCRGLVLTGGDDLGSVPERDALERQLFRLALEHGRPVVGVCRGMQLIVDLFGGSLRQVPGHVAQTHVLTGPYGGRRVNSYHTWAALDGPPHFDVTARCGPVVEAIVHRSEPIAGIMWHPERADPADPEDVALFTRIFGEVSCVP
- a CDS encoding phosphocholine cytidylyltransferase family protein, giving the protein MRAVVLAAGCGSRMGERTADRPKCLIEVDGRTLLERQLAALGRASEVAVVTGWQAERFEHRSVRRFHNPDWATSSMLDSLACAGEWLADGPTLVSYGDIVYTTETVAALAAARAPIAIAYDPDWHAQWSRRFEDPLSDAETFAIAADGTVTGIGERPTSLDEVQGQYVGLLKLEPSGWCALRDELAGTGRRDTTGVLARVIRGGATRVQGVAVRGPWHEFDSAHDLAVGLPVLRRVDRALFAGTPS
- a CDS encoding adenylyl-sulfate kinase is translated as MSGAVVWITGLSGAGKSRVAGELARLLRQEGIDPVLLDGDELRESLRMSDTFTAQTRRQLAGTYGRLCRLLARQGHVVVCATISLQHSVHDWNRKHLPGYAEVFLNVPLEELRRRDPKGVYRAGSDVVGVDLAAELPLTPDVTIANHGAVSAEAAAAAVFAHCADRKLW
- a CDS encoding sulfite oxidase-like oxidoreductase → MSFVSRGFTGRRRSGPPGRLPPGQYDTGDAFPVLSAGPVPRRHLDAWDFAVRGEIDDPLTWSWPQFRRLPHVDITADIHCVTSWSKFDTHWSGVSVDTLLSDVETAAEYVVAFCDGGYTTNLPLEDVLDGKAWVVDTYDGQPLPPEHGGPARLLVPHLYFWKSAKWVRGLKLTLTDEPGFWENFGYHNYGDPWKQQRYAGD
- a CDS encoding HAD family hydrolase codes for the protein MFHTTGGSVTCEAAIFDCDGLLLDTAVAWERAFHATAAELGFALTGAHLAALAGSSVDTGARRIAGWAGGAEQAGRARTTLRSVLSASLRAAPPPVLPGVTNLLGELHTRLPLAVASNAPADILADVLTGAGLLTAFSAVLSAEDAGRPKPAPDVYLAACRRLGAEPRRAVALEDSFAGATAAQEAGLSLVVATTDDWPGRTPLPWPRAGRPVLYVTGLAHDAVLGHILGAEAGERRHIA
- a CDS encoding MFS transporter; the encoded protein is MEPTQDTEARVDERTMRRAVAGAAMGNAVEWFDYGIYGYLATSIGLNFFPDADKTARILLVFAGIAIPFVLRPFGGIVLGPLGDRYGRRKVLAFTIVLMSTATFCVGLIPSYHTIGVAAPILLLLARLVQGFSTGGEYGGAATFIAEYAPDRRRGFFGSFLEFGTLAGNVAGAGLATIVQVGLTESALNDWGWRIPFLVAGPLGLVGFYLRKRLADTPAFRRAERAGETARIPLKEVLVTAWPQLLNLIGFVILLNVADYTLIAYMPTYLGEMLDLGATASVLIPLGVMVAMLFVIAPVGSLSDRIGRKPLLLASAVGFLVLSYPAIALLQTGNIVAAVAGMLLLGVLLVLMLGTIGSALPAMFPTRHRYSGFAIGYSTSTAAFGSTAPLVITALIDSTGNNAIPAFYLMGAAAIAIAPILLMPETARVSISHPTAIPGRPRGSEPEAAVAVP